The following DNA comes from Henckelia pumila isolate YLH828 unplaced genomic scaffold, ASM3356847v2 CTG_461:::fragment_3, whole genome shotgun sequence.
gaattcaaaagaaaagaaaggggTTCGAACTCCTATGTTCATTTCTTCACTTTTCTGAATTCATGTCCAAGATACACGTTGCAAGCTgataatcaaattaaaatcagatatgtattgcataaattacaatttagtccctcaagtcttcagtaattgcaattcagtcctcggccttctttttaattgaatttcaatccaaaataatttaagaatattagaattaaaatcaaaactctaaatattctcaaattaaatatactcggattaaaattaaataaatttgtattaaatcaataatcccggccttttgcactttagcccttcaaacttcgatattttcaaatcagtccctgatcgggttgtatcctCCAAATTAATCTTCGTTAATTCCTGAAACATGGAAtataatcttaaatcccataaatattcaaatcgaatatttattcttttaatttaagaattctcggaatttaattctcaaaatccgtaaattctcaaattaaatattttcggctcgaaattaaatctatcatttccataacttttcaaatcaatattagcccttaatatggaatttaatcctcaaatttcataattaataatttaatattttcgggccttacatgttgagagatttcctaagactggagaatctctcgaagtctaatgcttttgtaaaaatatcggccagTTGGTTATTGGTCCCGACAAACTCCATATGGATCATGTCCTTCTCAactaaatctcgaatgaagtgatgtcttatgtcaatgtgtttagttcgagagtgttgtactgggttttttgatatatctatagcacttgagttatcacagtacacaattggtgtttcacttttaagaccatagtcttatagcatttgattcatccaaattaaTTGAGAACAACAACTTCCCGCTGCCACATATTCGTATTCAGCAGTGGAAAGTGACACACAGTTCTTCTTTctactataccatgaaaccaagtTGTTACCCAAATAAAAACAACCACCCGTGGTGCTTTTTCTTTCATCAACATCtcctgcccaatcagcatcactatagCCTACCAAATTAGTATTGGTTTTTTAGTGTACCATAACCCCAAGTCTAAAGTGACTgcaacatacttcaaaattcGTTTTACAGCTTTCATATGTGTGACTTtaggatcagattgatatcgggcacacaaacacacactgaacataatATCAGGTCGACTTGCACTCAAATACAGCAGACTTCCAATTATGCTTCTATAcaaagtgttgtcaacactgtcAGCAACACTGTCTTTGCACAGTTTTTCATTAGTTCTCATTGATGTTTTCATATGTCTAACATGATCAATACAAAACCTCTTTATCAAATTCTTAGCATatttgctttgacacaaaaatattcCATAACTCATTTGttgggctaattgcattcacacccccctgtgaaaagtctaaaaggcataaaaccccctaagaaatattaataggctaatgcatcccttagttttttaaaatgtagcatatttcacccctatgttatacaaacttgggcacatttataccctctcataggggtttttatgctaatttttttaaaacatagggtctaacatgctattaattttacacagggggttttatgccttttagactttttacagggggtgtgaatgcaattagcccctcatttgttttacttgtaaaCCTAGAAAGTAATTCAACtcacctaccatgctcatttcaaaggtatcagtcatgctttcaacaaaatcattcacaagtttttgagatgaagcacagaaaattatgtcatcaacatagatttgaCAGATAAGTATGTTACCTTGTACTTATTGAACAAAAAGTGTTTTGTCtacctcacctcttttgaatccaatgtCAAGCAAATACTCCGTGAGCCTTCCATACCAAGCACGaggtgcttgtttcaatccatataaggccttcttcaacttataaacatgatcaaaatTATGTGGATCTTCAAATCCCTTAGGTTGCCTTACATACACTTCTTCATTCAAAATTTCATTCAAAaatgcacttttgacatccatttgaaaaaatttcattttcatgtGACATGCAATAGCCAACAATAATCTCACAGATTCTATTCGGGCTACCGGTGcgaaggtttcatcaaagtccaccccctcaacttgtgtatacccttgagctactaaCCTAGCCTTGTTCCTTACAATATTTCCTGAGAGTATGTGGAAGTCATGCATACTAACCcactcatctttcgataatcaactTTTTCTTTTCTCCAGATTTGCATTCTTCCTTGTGCATCTCCTATGATTTGTGAAGTAGGATAGTTTTTCTGAATTTTGCTTGGTACATCATGTCCAGCATCttgtatttcatcttcaaaatcatccTGATCTTCTGTACTCTGTTCATCCATATTCAGTGTTGGACTTAGTGTTGTGCTGGGTGATTTTTCAGGTGGGACTTAGTGTTGTCATCCAACAGATCATGAATATTGTCTTCAATTGTTTTCTCCTTCAGATCTGCATAATCATCAAATACCACATTAATAGATTCAATGATAGTTCTAGTTCTCAATTTAAACAAACGATAAGCTCGACTATTCAAAGCATATCCAAGAAATaaacacttatcactttttgaATCAAACTTAGCCAACTGCATCATGTCATTCAAAAAATAACATATGcatccaaaaatatgaaaatatttaaggttaggcctttttcccatgagaatttcataggatgtcatattAGAACCTTTCCTTAAATACACCCTATTGGATATGTGACATGCAGTATTGAAAGCCTCAGCCCAAAatctttttgcaatatttttggaGCTTATCATAACCCTTGCCATCTCTTGGAGGGTTCTGTTTTTCCTTTCGGCAATGCCATTCTGTTGATGTGTCTTAGGTGCTGAATATTCATGTGATATACCTTCTTTTTCACAGAATTGATCAAACAATGAGTTTTCAAATTCCTTATCATGGTCAGTTCGAATCCCGATATCCTTCAAAGCATACAGATTAGTAATCTGTTTTATTAACTTTTTGAAAGCTTCGAATGTTTCAGATTTTTCTCTTAGAAAACTTACCCATGAGTACCTTGAAAATTCATCAACACACACAAATGAATATCTCTTACCTCCACAACTTTCAACCTCCATAGGTCCCATTAAGTCCATGTGTAGGAGTTCAAGACATCGTGTTGTCCCACAGTATTGTAACACTGGATGTGACACACGAGCTTGCTTACCTTTCTGACAGTCTCCACACACGTATGGAACTTTAGAAGTTAGATTTGGCATTCCACATACAACATCATACTGGCTTAGTTTTTTCAAAGCTTTGAAGTTGGCATGTCCcaacttttgatgccataaattcaaatcatcAACCTTGGTGAATTTGCAAGAAAGttcctctccaagttgataacagTTGTCCGATGATCTAGACCCGGTCAAAACACACGAATTACTCTTATCAAATACTTGACATAAatttttatcaaatttaacataaagatcatcatcacaaagttgactaatgctaataatattagcatttaatccttcaacatgtagaacATTGTGAAGCTTAAGCAGTCCTTCTACATTCAAGGTGCCTTTTCCAACAATCTTTCCATTGGCTCCTCCTCCATATGTCACTTTTCCTTTATcctgttcaacatagtcagaaAGATACTTCTTCAATCCTGTCATGTGACGTGAACTGCCACTGTCGAAGTACCAATGACCTGCAACATTAATTTTCAAGTAAGTATAAACGACATTACAACTAGatttagcttttggtacccaaacctttttcTCAGAATTTTTCTTCCAGACAGTGTTCtggttcagtgttggcaacactgatgGCAAAACTTGTCTGGTCTTCCAGTACATATAGTCATACCTGAGTTTAAAACAGTAAGGCTTGATGTGACCTTGCTTgtgacagtaatgacaaacaaaccTACGCTTTCTTTGCTTTTTTCTTTGAACAGGAGCTTGTGTCTTCAATGGAATTGGTTTTTCCTTTGGAATTGCAATTGGAATACTAGCAGAGTTACTGTTCTCTTTGACAAAAACAGTTTGTGACGACTCCCCAACTTCAAACTTGCTATTATGAAATCCTAGACCAGCTCTATCATCTTTTTCCATCATCAGAATTGAATCCAACTTGGTcttgcttgaattaaactttgcGAGAGTTGCATTGGCTCTTCCAAGCTCTTCTTTGACCTTGCCTAGTTCTAAATCCTTCTTGCTCAGAACAACTTCTAGTCTAGCCACTGAAGCTTTCAGTTCACTGTTCTCCTTTGTTAAAGCAGAATTTGACTTGTTCCTTAATATCCAATCATTATACAATTCTTCATACATCTTCTGAGCATTATCCCAAGAAATTTCTACTTCACCAGCTTCCTGATTTGAGTCTCCAGAAACAGATGCATTCAGACAAAGTACCTTTTGGTCAGTGTTGTGACCAAGTGTTGTGacacctgtgacaacactgTGTTTCTGCTGTACCAGAACTGTCAGTGCATTGTGAGTCTCTTCTTCTCCTTGTTATGTACCTtcctcatcttcatcatcacttaggTAAGCACACATTCCTTTGCGAAGTCTGGTTGGGCACTCATTAGCATAGTGACCGAAGCCTGTGCACTCATGACACTTCACAGACTCAAACTTCTTTGAGATAGTCAgtgtttttccttctttctgaAAGTGATTTTGACTCTTTGAAGGAATGGTAGTCTGTTCTGGTCCGCATATCCTCAATGGTTTTCCAACAGCAAGAGTATTCAACACTTTAGGTTTCTGACCAGGTTTCTTATAATCTCTCATTCTCTTTAAGTAGTTACCAAATTGTTTGGTAAGTAAGGCAATAGAATCATCTCCTAAGTCAGACTCGTTGACTCCATGTGTCAGATCAACAAAGTCATTGTATGAGTCATTGGAAACTTCAAgtgca
Coding sequences within:
- the LOC140871518 gene encoding uncharacterized protein; translated protein: MSSLRTYELEMNFGKKDKGKSIALEVSNDSYNDFVDLTHGVNESDLGDDSIALLTKQFGNYLKRMRDYKKPGQKPKVLNTLAVGKPLRICGPEQTTIPSKSQNHFQKEGKTLTISKKFESVKCHECTGFGHYANECPTRLRKGMCAYLSDDEDEEGVTTLGHNTDQKVLCLNASVSGDSNQEAGEVEISWDNAQKMYEELYNDWILRNKSNSALTKENSELKASVARLEVVLSKKDLELGKVKEELGRANATLAKFNSSKTKLDSILMMEKDDRAGLGFHNSKFEVGESSQTVFVKENSNSASIPIAIPKEKPIPLKTQAPVQRKKQRKRRFVCHYCHKQGHIKPYCFKLRYDYMYWKTRQVLPSVLPTLNQNTVWKKNSEKKVWVPKAKSSCNVVYTYLKINVAGHWYFDSGSSRHMTGLKKYLSDYVEQDKGKVTYGGGANGKIVGKGTLNVEGLLKLHNSNSCVLTGSRSSDNCYQLGEELSCKFTKVDDLNLWHQKLGHANFKALKKLSQYDVVCGMPNLTSKVPYVCGDCQKGKQARVSHPVLQYCGTTRCLELLHMDLMGPMEVESCGGKRYSFVCVDEFSRYSWDIGIRTDHDKEFENSLFDQFCEKEGISHEYSAPKTHQQNGIAERKNRTLQEMARLAKFDSKSDKCLFLGYALNSRAYRLFKLRTRTIIESINVVFDDYADLKEKTIEDNIHDLLDDNTKSHLKNHPAQH